A genomic region of Cyprinus carpio isolate SPL01 chromosome B11, ASM1834038v1, whole genome shotgun sequence contains the following coding sequences:
- the LOC109046515 gene encoding synaptoporin-like isoform X1, with protein METANQIMSLGTFQVLKLPLGFIRVLQWLFAIFAFATCGGYSGQLRVSVDCINKSDSNLSIGINFAYPFRLNRVEFDVPMCEGRRQERLYLIGDFSSSAEFFVTIAVFSFLYSLLATVVYIFFQNKYRENNRGPLIDFIVTVVFSFMWLVSSSAWAKGLSDVKAATDPDEVVLLMSACKVQTNKCSSVYGPRWSGLNTSVVFGYLNFVLWAGNIWFVFKETGWHKEGAARYPASSSEKQTTAFNQQVYNQGTFDQSGGAFTGTGDFAQSEYSQVGNYGGPISYTNQ; from the exons ATGGAAACCGCTAATCAG atTATGTCACTTGGGACATTCCAAGTGCTTAAATTACCTTTGGGATTTATCCGCGTCCTGCAATGG CTTTTTGCCATCTTTGCATTTGCAACATGTGGAGGCTACTCTGGGCAACTGCGGGTTAGTGTGGACTGCATCAACAAGTCCGACAGCAACCTCAGTATTGGCATCAACTTTGCTTACCCATTCAG GTTGAACCGGGTGGAATTTGACGTGCCGATGTGTGAGGGAAGGAGACAAGAGCGGCTTTACCTGATCGGAGACTTTTCCTCCTCCGCCGAGTTCTTCGTCACCATTGCTGTCTTTTCCTTCCTGTACTCTCTGCTGGCTACTGTGGTCTACATCTTTTTCCAGAACAAGTACCGCGAAAACAACCGTGGCCCTCTCATT GACTTCATAGTGACGGTGGTGTTCTCATTTATGTGGCTAGTGAGTTCATCTGCCTGGGCAAAAGGTCTTTCAGATGTAAAGGCGGCGACTGATCCAGATGAGGTGGTTCTGCTCATGTCTGCATGTAAGGTGCAGACCAACAAGTGCAGCTCAGTGTACGGACCCAGATGgtctggcctgaacacatctgtg GTATTTGGTTATTTGAACTTCGTGCTATGGGCTGGAAACATCTGGTTTGTGTTTAAAGAGACAGGATGGCACAAGGAAGGTGCAGCAAGGTACCCTGCCTCGTCCTCAGAAAAACAAACCACAGCCTTCAACCAGCAGGTCTACAACCAGGGAACCTTTGATCAGTCAGGAGGTGCTTTTACAGGAACGGGGGACTTCGCCCAATCAGAGTACAGTCAGGTGGGAAATTATGGTGGGCCCATCTCCTACACCAATCAGTAA
- the LOC109046515 gene encoding synaptoporin-like isoform X2, with amino-acid sequence MCMVIFAPLFAIFAFATCGGYSGQLRVSVDCINKSDSNLSIGINFAYPFRLNRVEFDVPMCEGRRQERLYLIGDFSSSAEFFVTIAVFSFLYSLLATVVYIFFQNKYRENNRGPLIDFIVTVVFSFMWLVSSSAWAKGLSDVKAATDPDEVVLLMSACKVQTNKCSSVYGPRWSGLNTSVVFGYLNFVLWAGNIWFVFKETGWHKEGAARYPASSSEKQTTAFNQQVYNQGTFDQSGGAFTGTGDFAQSEYSQVGNYGGPISYTNQ; translated from the exons atgtgtatgGTCATATTTGCTCCG CTTTTTGCCATCTTTGCATTTGCAACATGTGGAGGCTACTCTGGGCAACTGCGGGTTAGTGTGGACTGCATCAACAAGTCCGACAGCAACCTCAGTATTGGCATCAACTTTGCTTACCCATTCAG GTTGAACCGGGTGGAATTTGACGTGCCGATGTGTGAGGGAAGGAGACAAGAGCGGCTTTACCTGATCGGAGACTTTTCCTCCTCCGCCGAGTTCTTCGTCACCATTGCTGTCTTTTCCTTCCTGTACTCTCTGCTGGCTACTGTGGTCTACATCTTTTTCCAGAACAAGTACCGCGAAAACAACCGTGGCCCTCTCATT GACTTCATAGTGACGGTGGTGTTCTCATTTATGTGGCTAGTGAGTTCATCTGCCTGGGCAAAAGGTCTTTCAGATGTAAAGGCGGCGACTGATCCAGATGAGGTGGTTCTGCTCATGTCTGCATGTAAGGTGCAGACCAACAAGTGCAGCTCAGTGTACGGACCCAGATGgtctggcctgaacacatctgtg GTATTTGGTTATTTGAACTTCGTGCTATGGGCTGGAAACATCTGGTTTGTGTTTAAAGAGACAGGATGGCACAAGGAAGGTGCAGCAAGGTACCCTGCCTCGTCCTCAGAAAAACAAACCACAGCCTTCAACCAGCAGGTCTACAACCAGGGAACCTTTGATCAGTCAGGAGGTGCTTTTACAGGAACGGGGGACTTCGCCCAATCAGAGTACAGTCAGGTGGGAAATTATGGTGGGCCCATCTCCTACACCAATCAGTAA